In Aspergillus flavus chromosome 3, complete sequence, one genomic interval encodes:
- a CDS encoding chitin synthase (unnamed protein product): MSNRYSVYSSHSAAFSTGGRAPQAGGQVSTTTLLNALHAHYTTGQPYQLDAGTSLVVNTLLTATQSSPEGHTGPTIDHELAVRAWEHARRRAEDGCIVLCSAHHSAPSILEPFLAALPLSTPSIAFTALAALRPFLTAVTTFNPSYSLYSALSACYNLTLKGDITGLSLALSTSGINVRKGFLDIPSEPGYRAFDVFYYLLTSASTPAEREFLDLRDASSYALLRKSGTYTPPSYLPTADDAAAAEDFRSALKAIGIKGASQRGLLSVLAGLLKLGNAAGFLVDQEDLEEACEDVGGLLGIDPEVLLHKCSTDDREVLISGIYEALVDWVIGKANEAIASQLQASLDDSSRGSGQAAQWTDDDTVSITVVDLPRPALGKAVAMRGIFDDTLGINAEMKDDGVVVPPAGPAVLNDMTAAIAQVEVDLGITTGPTWREREYELDKKHEVLEKVGLEVEMDSFLRQILFTAESEGITLGKKGRFDLATTLGSSRVWHHISIHPTDDLPENLSPGVPTAAWSAGAVSRQLREWRLAEWANRRLKQIDFTADFDIEEFIGRYFRLGCGEGKDGVENWLVERGWINGDAVVGHQRIWVRENAWWEAETMLDLKPEEPPAASPFMYGGGMLDPGVPHYAVPPIAESTSLLGSRDNLLNRQSTLVPSVAGGAKSIAPSAPHTLHTGGDYGLGTKGDDKKYDSHPYYDDEGRYLGELDPEYADPKHIEKKEITLGRRIWTGFVWALTFWIPSFVLRFVGRMKRPDVRMAWREKLVLVFLILLFNAIVCFYIIAFGNLLCPNKDKVWNEKEVSYHQGNNDFYVSIHGKVYDISKFWKIQHSDTSIETTTSNMEPFMGENLDAYFPPPLTRLCGDFVTDESITLRNNDTNAVLYSNAKHSCGPLQQTDPNTALHKITWYEDVFLPKIDEYYKGSLVWKRSEVSKQADSSSRYWVIKDESIYDLTDYFYTLKQMNNIDSYNFLPSSITELFKNYPGTDVTDKWPNSENATKAQTCLDYVFYKGKVDFRDSARCQVNNYILLAFTCLICAVILVKFLAALQLGSKRRPAPQDKFVICLVPAYTEGEDSLRKGLDSLTALQYDNKRKLIYVICDGMIVGGGNDRPTPKIVLDILGVDPKIDPPALPFKSIGQGSDQLNYGKVYSGLYEYEGNVVPYIVVVKVGKESEQSKSKPGNRGKRDSQIQIMNFLNRVHHRAPMSPLELEIFHQINNVIGVDPELYEYCLMVDADTSVREDSLNRLVAACANDARIAGICGETSLQNEERSWWTMIQVYEYYISHHLSKAFESLFGSVTCLPGCFCMYRLRTADKGRPLIISDKVIKEYADNDVDTLHKKNLLSLGEDRYLTTLMTKHFPTMSYKFIPDAYASTAAPETFSVLLSQRRRWINSTVHNLVELAALKDLCGFCCFSMRFVVLVDLLGTIILPATCVYLGYLIYSVASGGPIPIISIAILAGVYGLQAIIFIVKRQWQHIGWMIIYICAYPIYSFVLPMYSFWKQDDFSWGNTRVVLGEKGNKRVVAVEDEPFDPRSIPLQRWDDYALANNLPGRRGDYNMSQEKFYGGQYGDMGMEMDDMHSQYSSVKPASTILTGFPGAGRNGSPYMPPQSPAPFGGNTPGNRHSHLSSFSRYTDMPLQPGHQSRNLSVGNLSQFQDPSNRHSVGLMQSTDNLLGVPRPNSRSPVGGYTSRPQSAFDFRGSGGPDEMAITDAIRSCLAEVDLDTVTKKQVRALVEQRLQATLTGDKRAFLDRQIDQELANM, encoded by the exons ATGTCAAATCGTTATTCAGTTTACTCCAGCCATTCGGCTGCTTTCTCCACCGGTGGCCGAGCGCCCCAGGCAGGTGGGCAGGTGTCAACGACGACGTTGCTGAATGCGTTGCATGCGCACTATACGACGGGACAACCCTACCAACTCGACGCGGGAACCAGTCTAGTCGTTAATACATTGCTTACTGCAACACAATCGTCCCCAGAAGGCCATACCGGGCCTACAATAGATCACGAACTAGCAGTCCGAGCCTGGGAACAtgcaaggagaagagcagAGGACGGTTGTATTGTTCTATG TTCTGCCCACCACTCAGCACCATCCATTTTAGAGCCATTCTTAGCAGCACTACCTTTGTCCACTCCCAGTATCGCCTTCACAGCGTTGGCCGCTCTCCGTCCCTTTTTGACGGCTGTAACCACCTTCAACCCTTCATACTCGCTCTATTCCGCGCTTTCAGCTTGCTATAACTTGACCCTCAAGGGCGACATCACCGGGCTATCTCTAGCACTTTCGACATCAGGGATCAATGTCCGCAAAGGATTCCTCGACATTCCTTCTGAGCCGGGGTATCGTGCCTTCGATGTGTTCTATTATCTCTTAACGTCTGCATCGACACCAGCTGAGCGGGAGTTTTTGGACCTGAGAGACGCCTCTTCCTACGCTTTGCTCCGCAAGTCTGGTACATATACACCCCCATCATATCTTCCTACTGCCGACGACGCTGCCGCTGCCGAAGACTTTAGATCTGCTCTCAAGGCCATCGGCATCAAAGGTGCATCTCAACGAGGTCTTTTGTCAGTACTTGCTGGGTTACTCAAACTTGGTAATGCGGCTGGCTTCCTAGTTGACCAGGAAGACCTGGAGGAGGCGTGTGAAGATGTAGGTGGTTTACTGGGCATAGATCCCGAAGTTCTTCTACACAAGTGCTCCACCGACGACAGAGAGGTGTTGATTTCTGGAATCTACGAGGCTCTGGTTGATTGGGTGATCGGAAAAGCCAATGAAGCCATAGCGAGCCAGCTTCAGGCGAGCTTGGATGATAGCAGTCGTGGTTCTGGACAGGCAGCTCAGTGGACCGACGATGACACGGTGAGCATCACCGTGGTTGACCTCCCTAGGCCTGCGCTGGGAAAAGCTGTGGCGATGAGAGGGATATTCGACGATACCCTCGGTATCAACGCTGAAATGAAAGATGACGGGGTCGTCGTTCCTCCAGCTGGCCCAGCCGTCCTGAATGATATGACTGCAGCGATTGCCCAGGTTGAAGTCGATCTGGGAATAACCACTGGCCCTACGTGGCGCGAACGAGAGTATGAACTTGACAAAAAACACGAAGTCCTGGAGAAAGTTGGGCTTGAAGTCGAAATGGACTCGTTTCTTCGGCAGATTTTGTTTACCGCTGAATCCGAAGGAATCACACTGGGTAAGAAAGGCCGATTTGATTTGGCTACCACACTAGGCAGCAGCCGTGTTTGGCATCATATTTCCATTCATCCCACCGATGACTTACCTGAGAATCTGAGCCCTGGTGTGCCGACTGCGGCTTGGTCTGCAGGCGCCGTTTCCCGTCAACTACGGGAATGGCGACTCGCGGAGTGGGCAAATCGTCGCCTTAAACAGATCGACTTCACAGCCGACTTTGACATAGAAGAATTCATCGGTAGATACTTCCGACTTGGTTgcggggaaggaaaagacggTGTTGAGAACTGGTTAGTTGAAAGGGGGTGGATCAACGGCGATGCCGTGGTTGGCCATCAGCGAATCTGGGTGAGAGAAAATGCGTGGTGGGAAGCAGAGACAATGCTCGATTTGAAGCCTGAAGagccaccagcagcaagcccTTTCATGTATGGAGGTGGCATGCTTGATCCTGGCGTTCCGCATTACGCAGTGCCTCCCATCGCAGAATCTACGAGCCTTCTAGGGAGCCGGGATAATCTTCTCAACAGACAAAGTACACTGGTTCCCAGTGTTGCTGGTGGTGCCAAGTCGATCGCGCCCAGCGCTCCGCATACCTTGCACACGGGCGGTGATTACGGCTTAGGCACAAAGGGAGATGATAAAAAGTATGACAGCCACCCCTACTACGATGACGAGGGCCGCTACTTAGGCGAGCTTGACCCCGAGTATGCCGACCCCAAGCATattgagaaaaaggagattACTCTCGGTCGACGTATATGGACTGGCTTTGTCTGGGCCTTGACTTTCTGGATTCCATCGTTCGTCCTTCGCTTCGTGGGCCGGATGAAGCGTCCTGATGTGCGGATGGCGTGGAGAGAAAAGCTCGTCCTCGTGTTcctcattcttctcttcaacgCTATTGTCTGCTTCTATATCATCGCCTTCGGTAACTTGCTTTGTCCAAACAAGGACAAAGTCTGGAACGAGAAAGAGGTCAGTTACCATCAAGGGAATAATGACTTTTACGTCAGTATTCACGGCAAAGTCTACGACATCAGTAAGTTCTGGAAGATTCAACACAGTGATACAAGCATTGAGACGACCACATCGAACATGGAGCCTTTCATGGGTGAAAACCTTGACGCTtattttcctcctccgctTACTCGACTCTGTGGTGACTTTGTGACCGATGAGTCTATCACACTGAGAAACAACGACACAAACGCGGTGTTGTATTCAAATGCCAAACACAGTTGTGGCCCTCTCCAGCAAACGGACCCGAACACAGCACTGCACAAGATCACCTGGTACGAAGATGTCTTTCTGCCAAAGATTGACGAGTACTATAAGGGGTCCCTTGTATGGAAGCGGAGTGAGGTGTCAAAACAAGCAGACAGCAGCTCCCGGTACTGGGTCATCAAGGATGAAAGCATTTATGATTTGACAGACTACTTCTATACCCTCAAGCAGATGAACAACATAGACAGTTACAATTTCCTACCAAGCAGCATCACGGAACTTTTCAAAAACTATCCAGGCACTGACGTGACAGACAAATGGCCAAACAGTGAAAATGCCACCAAAGCGCAAACATGTCTCGATTACGTGTTCTATAAAGGCAAAGTCGATTTCCGTGATAGTGCGAGATGCCAGGTCAATAATTACATTCTGTTAGCATTCACGTGTCTCATTTGTGCAGTCATTCTCGTCAAGTTCCTCGCTGCTCTCCAGCTAGGATCCAAACGTCGACCTGCCCCGCAGGACAAGTTCGTCATCTGCTTGGTGCCAGCGTACACTGAGGGCGAGGATTCATTGCGAAAAGGGCTTGATTCATTGACAGCTCTTCAGTATGATAACAAGAGGAAACTCATTTATGTCATCTGCGACGGTATGATTGTCGGTGGCGGTAATGACCGCCCAACGCCTAAGATTGTTCTGGACATTCTGGGAGTGGATCCCAAAATTGACCCTCCTGCATTACCGTTCAAGTCAATCGGACAAGGTAGTGATCAGCTCAACTACGGAAAGGTCTACTCCGGACTTTATGAATACGAAGGCAATGTTGTGCCCTACATCGTTGTCGTGAAGGTCGGCAAAGAGTCAGAGCAGAGCAAGTCCAAGCCTGGAAACAGGGGTAAGCGTGACTCTCAGATTCAAATTATGAACTTCCTCAATCGTGTACATCATCGCGCCCCAATGTCGCCTCTTGAGCTGGAGATTTTCCACCAGATCAACAATGTGATTGGTGTTGACCCTGAGCTCTATGAATACTGCCTGATGGTGGATGCGGATACAAGTGTCCGAGAAGATTCACTCAATCGCCTGGTCGCTGCCTGTGCTAATGACGCTCGTATTGCCGGTATCTGTGGTGAGACAAGTTTGCAAAATGAGGAACGAAGCTGGTGGACCATGATCCAGGTTTATGAGTACTACATTTCTCATCATCTCTCAAAAGCATTCGAATCTCTCTTTGGCAGTGTAACTTGTCTTCCTGGATG TTTCTGTATGTATCGCTTGAGGACGGCGGACAAAGGCCGGCCCTTGATCATATCAGACAAGGTTATCAAAGAATATGCAGACAACGACGTGGACACGCTGCACAAGAAAAATCTGCTTTCTTTGGGTGAGGATCGTTACTTGACTACATTGATGACGAAGCACTTCCCTACCATGTCCTACAAATTCATCCCGGATGCCTACGCTAGCACCGCCGCCCCCGAGACGTTCTCCGTCCTGCTGTCTCAGCGACGTCGCTGGATCAACTCCACTGTCCATAACTTGGTGGAACTCGCTGCTCTGAAAGACCTCTGcggcttctgctgcttcagTATGCGCTTTGTCGTATTGGTCGATCTTCTTGGAACTATCATCCTCCCAGCTACCTGCGTCTACTTGGGTTACCTAATCTACAGTGTTGCCAGTGGTGGGCCAATTCCAATCATATCTATCGCCATCTTGGCTGGTGTGTACGGCCTCCAGGCGATTATCTTTATTGTGAAGCGGCAGTGGCAGCATATTGGTTGGATGATCATTTATATCTGTGCCTATCCGATCTATAGTTTCGTTCTGCCGATGTATTCCTTCTGGAAACAGGACGACTTCAGCTGGGGTAACACTCGTGTTGTTcttggagagaagggaaatAAGCGAGTTGTTGCGGTAGAAGATGAACCATTCGACCCTCGCAGTATTCCTCTCCAGCGCTGGGACGATTACGCTCTTGCCAATAATCTGCCTGGCCGCCGTGGAGATTATAACATGAGCCAGGAGAAATTCTACGGAGGTCAATATGGAGATATGGGCATGGAGATGGATGATATGCATTCCCAGTATTCCTCGGTCAAGCCTGCATCCACAATCTTAACCGGATTTCCAGGAGCAGGCCGGAATGGTAGTCCTTACATGCCGCCGCAGTCGCCCGCCCCGTTCGGTGGAAATACCCCAGGCAACAGGCATTCGCACCTGTCCAGCTTTAGTCGGTATACCGATATGCCGCTTCAGCCAGGGCACCAGTCTCGAAACCTATCGGTGGGAAATCTCAGCCAATTCCAGGATCCGTCGAACCGGCATAGCGTGGGACTCATGCAGAGCACTGACAATCTCCTGGGGGTTCCCCGGCCAAACTCTCGGAGCCCTGTAGGCGGTTATACCTCCCGGCCTCAAAGTGCGTTTGACTTCCGCGGAAGTGGTGGGCCTGATGAAATGGCCATCACGGATGCTATTCGTAGCTGCCTGGCCGAAGTGGACTTGGACACTGTAACGAAGAAGCAAG TTCGCGCATTGGTCGAGCAGCGGCTTCAAGCGACATTGACCGGAGACAAGCGAGCATTCCTCGATCGCCAGATTGACCAGGAATTGGCAAATATGTAA